The Fibrobacter sp. sequence ACGCCCCGCAAGCTCCCCACCATGAAGATGAACCCCGATGTGAAGGACCTTTTTGAATTCAAGTTCGAGGACTTTGAACTCACGGATTACGACCCGTGGCCCACCATTAAAGCACCGATTGCCGTTTAAAATAGTGTGTAGTGTGAAGTGTGTAATGTGTAATGAATAGTTTCACATCTCACATCCCACATCTCACATCTCACATCCCACATCCCACATCCCACATCCCACATCCCACATCCCACATCCCACATTATGCTCATCTCCGCAATAGTTGCTGTTTCTGAAAATAACGTCATCGGTCGTGACGGTCACCTGCCGTGGCACCTGTCTGCCGACCTCAAGCGTTTCAAGGCCATCACTACGGGCCATTCCATTATCCTTGGCCGCAAGAACTACGACGATATCGGGCGGCCCTTGCCGAACCGAACCAACTACGTACTGACCAGAAATGCTTCTTTCGAGGCTCCCGGCTGCATTGTGTGTCCTTCGCTGGAAAACGCTCTGGAACAGGCGGAGGCTGCAGGCGAGACGGAATGCTTTATCATCGGCGGTGCTGCCGTCTATCGCGAAGCCATGCCCAGGGTGAAAAAGCTTTACCTGACCAAGGTGCTTTCCCAGGTTCAAGGGGACGTGTTTTTCCCGGAATGGGGTGAAGGCTGGCGTATGGTCAGCGAAGAGGCGTTCCCTGCCGACGAAAAAAACGATTTTCCGACGGCTTTCCAGGTGTGGGAGCGGGACTGATTTTTAAGGGAGGTGCCCTATGATTGAATTCAACGAATTCTACAAGCTGGCCGCGGCATTGGGCATCGGCTTTATCATCGGCATGCAGCGGGAGAAATCCTACTCCGAAAGCGCAAGCCGCCACCCCGCAGGGGTCCGTACCTTCTCCATCATAAGCCTCTGTGGCGCTTTGGCATCGTTCCTTTCGGAACTCATGAGTTCCGTGGCCCCCTTCATCACTGGCTTTGTGGTGGTGGGCCTCCTTCTGGTGGCAAGCCATGTGGCCCACGGTTTCGTGAACAAGGAAGAAGACGGCCTGACCACCAGTTTTGCCCTGATTGTGGTGTATTTCTTGGGAGCGTTGTGCTGGTACAACCGCCTGCTGGAATCTTGCATTTTGATGATTGTCATCGTGTGGCTCTTGACGTTGAAACGGCAGCTCCACGAGTTCGCCAGCCGGATTTCTACCGAAGACATTATCGCCACGGTGAAGTTTGCCGTCATTTCCCTGATGGTTCTGCCCTTCTTGCCGAACCAGGCCTACGGACCTGCCGGGCTTGAGGTCCTGAATCCCCACACCATCTGGCTCTTTGTGGTCTTTATCTGCGGTATCGGCTTTGTGGGCTATATTTTGATTAAGCTGGTGGGGCCCGGCAAGGGCATCTGGCTTACGGGACTTTTAGGAGGCCTGGCCAGCAGTACCGCCTTGACGCTGAACCTTGCAGGCCGCAGCCGCGAAAACGAAGACTACTCCGGAAACTTTGCGCTGGGAATCGTGCTCAGCTGGGCGGTGATGTATGTGCGCCTGTACCTGATTTGCATTGTGCTGGTGCCAGAGCTTGCAAAACCCTTGGCACTTCCGCTCCTGTTGCCTGCGGTGCCCGCGTTGCTTTACGCTTTTTACCTGAAAGTCAAGGACGGCATGGACCACAAG is a genomic window containing:
- a CDS encoding MgtC/SapB family protein — encoded protein: MIEFNEFYKLAAALGIGFIIGMQREKSYSESASRHPAGVRTFSIISLCGALASFLSELMSSVAPFITGFVVVGLLLVASHVAHGFVNKEEDGLTTSFALIVVYFLGALCWYNRLLESCILMIVIVWLLTLKRQLHEFASRISTEDIIATVKFAVISLMVLPFLPNQAYGPAGLEVLNPHTIWLFVVFICGIGFVGYILIKLVGPGKGIWLTGLLGGLASSTALTLNLAGRSRENEDYSGNFALGIVLSWAVMYVRLYLICIVLVPELAKPLALPLLLPAVPALLYAFYLKVKDGMDHKAKNSTFNNPFNLLPAIKFGIVFTAVMFVANAARVYLGSGALLACSFLGGAAEMDAVAFSLLDMSMKSSLPVQELVLAMLLASLANTLTKGGLVCVLGAKSMRKPILPAVVLICLCTAGLIGFYL
- a CDS encoding thymidylate synthase; protein product: TPRKLPTMKMNPDVKDLFEFKFEDFELTDYDPWPTIKAPIAV
- a CDS encoding dihydrofolate reductase codes for the protein MLISAIVAVSENNVIGRDGHLPWHLSADLKRFKAITTGHSIILGRKNYDDIGRPLPNRTNYVLTRNASFEAPGCIVCPSLENALEQAEAAGETECFIIGGAAVYREAMPRVKKLYLTKVLSQVQGDVFFPEWGEGWRMVSEEAFPADEKNDFPTAFQVWERD